The window TTCTCTTTGGAGCTGAAGGGCGAGCATCATTTTGGGCAGTTCCATTAAGGTGATCCCCTAAGGAGAAATCTTTCTCTTGCAGAGTGCTGCAATCTAGAGGTTTACACAAACCAAAATCTGAGAGCCGCAAGTGACCATATTTATCCAACAGCAAGTTATCGGGTTTGATGTCTCTGTTTtagataaattttgaaaattaaaaacaatcGCAATAGTTGCAAAGTAAAGAATAATTTAACCAAGCAGAATTCAAAAACGTATTCACGTGGAAACCTGTGAATGTAGTTATGTTTGTGAATGGATTCAATTGCCAAAACTGTTTCCGCTACATAAAATCTAGCCTCATCTTCAGTCAAGGTATCTTTCCTCATAAGCAAAGTCATCATATCTCCACCAGGTAGATATTCCATGATCAGATAGAGATGTTCTTCATCTTGGAAAGAACAATAGAGTTTGACAATGCAATTGCTGTCAACTTCTGCAAGAAGATCCCTTTCAGCTTTCACATGTTCAACCTAAAGGATGTCAGCAGCCAAGAACGCATAAATGTAGAGTTATAGCATAATCAATGTcgattattattaaaataataagataccTGGCCCCTACGGAGCATCTCTGATTTCTTAAGCTTTTTCATTGCATATACATGTTCAGTAGTCTTTTCCCTACAAATTCTGACCTGAACGAAAATCCAACTGCTAATATTATTACAGGCTTCCATATTAACgcataaaaagaaaaacattcaAGATGGAAACGCTCCTCTTTGAGATTTTCTTTTAGTTTGGACAGTGGTATTTCTAGCTTTTCAGTGGTAACAAATGCAAATGCATAAAATCTTAGGGGAATAACaacattcaaatataattacCTCTCCAAATGCACCCTTTCCAATCATTGTCAATAATTCAAAGTCATCTACACCCATTTTATGCCTTTGAAGTCTCATGTATTCCGTTTCCTTCTTCTCCAAGAACTTTAGAAGGTTATTTTGATCTTCCTCTGAAACATCAGCATCCGCCAACTTCTTCTCAAGTAAATTGCGTCTGTTCACAGGAAAAAAGCACAGCAATGCTCAATCAATGATTCTCAAGTAAGATTTAGATCTACCAATAAGTACACAAcataaagaaattgaaaaaccGAGAAAAACTAAAAAAGTGCAAAACTATATTTCCAGACTACAGAAAAGGGAACTAAACACCAAAAAAAAGTAACAATTCTGTCTATCTTGAAGTGATCACGGATGTTTCTTCGACCATGCTACTTGAGATTTGTAGAAACacagaaaataaagaacaataaATGAagttaaaagaagaagaaaagcaTTTGGCTGACCGTTCTTTCCTCTCTTGCAGATTCTTCATCTGCTCCTTGTAATGATTCTCAATATACTGCTTTGCAGCTGCAACCTTCTGTTTTGTAACATTAGAGGCTTCTTCTTCTGTCATCTCCCTGATATCCTCTCTTCCAGTTTCCTTCTTCCTAGTTGCTTTCATCTTGTCTCTAGGTTGAAGTTTCTGTAACCAACTTCTTGCCGAATCCATCACTTTTTAGTCAGCACAAGATTCAGCTGACAGTCATTGCGCAAATAGTTGAACTTGACAATCACACCTTGATCAATAGGATTTGAAAAACCAGGACTAAGAAGAAAATTGACAAATCCTCATCAAATGACTTTCctcaacaataaaaaattaaccaGATTCAGTAAGGATCCAAGTCCTTAGTGTCTTTTTCCAACCTACATGCAAAATTAACCCCAGAATATGAGGATTGAATGTAAAATCAAGACAAGAATAGATCGCAGTTACAAATTCTAGCACACTAGAAACAGAACAATAAAAGATGAACCCTAAGAATTGAAGAAAGCTGATGAAAGAGGATCGTGGAGTTGAGCAATGAGCACAAAAAGGAAGTATAGAGAAGTGGAATTACCGTAAACGTCGTGCGTGCAGGAAACACAGTCGAGGAATCCGATCTATCCAAATAATCCtgataaaaaagaataaattatatgattgaCTAAAGAAGATGAACTAAAATATGAACTTCATTGGATAACATGAAACTCTTAATCCGCCATTTCAGTTCATATGGACATGCTTACAACTAACGATGacctctccctctctctctttcCTTTCTCCTTcttttcttatactttctcctggttattttttttacttcatttagaaacaattttatttatataattacaaaatatttattttttaaaacatttctAATTTCATAAGATAACTCGATCTTATCTCTTATACTTTTTAGTGAGAATAAACTCGTAAACTTTGATCTCTTAGGTAAGATTATTGTTACTTGATAGTTACGTTAATCGGGTTATtgttgattgaaaaaaaaaatgtagatcATGCGGGGTTAAATGTTTAATGAGtaagaaaaaatgtttaaataatatattagattagTGTATAGTTTTGATCAAAGTCCTATGATTGAGATAGCCCAGCCAgattcatattaattaattagatttcaATGCACAGGTTGGCATTGTTATCCCATGTTAAATATACATGGGTTCAGATGtggtcaaaattatttttaaaaaaaatccttttTTTACCTCTTTATTCAGTTTTGTgatcttttaataaataaaggagATATTGTAATTTTATGAATCTGACATGCATTAtagatatgtttttatttaatgtgGAAAATGGTTATTTATTAGGAAGATAACACCTTGCCCTAAGTTAGTGtctttgtttagttttttttagttttatttcgatattaatttgttattaaaatttaatagaaaattataatattaaatatgtctCGATAatctcaatttcattttcaaatgaaGCGTAGAATCATGATACCTTCAACTTAAAACGTtagatttaaaatcaaattctcTTAGCAATCACCTAGTCATCTTTTATTATGTAGTTATTATAATTTCTCGTGATAATTCATGTAACAACTATAATTTTATGAgttattatattaagttttattacaTGATTTTTTCACGTAATAttggataataaaaaataaacatttttctttACATAAGATTGGTAATAAATCTCATCTAATTGAagtttcttaaaattatttaaatttgtattgaaTTATGTAGGATAAgtgaatttcattaaaatttaaagtttaatatataaacaacaccacataatttaatttcacCAATTAACGTGTAGCCCACTAATCATTGTGGAGTGCTCCTAAATGctaagtaattttatttatcaaaatatatgaatttttataattacttCACATTAACTAATCATTTTCTTAAAGATTgatcattttttatatgttttgaagGCGTAAACAAATTAATGCAACCCTTCATAATTTTGTATGTATTCTCTTACATTCTTTTTTAAATCGAGACTTTTTTCACGATCTGATTTAAACAAGGATTATGGTAATAAAATTCCAAATGGATAAGAGAACATTAAAAACATCTGTCCATTGAATAATGGACAATTCTTATCAATTGGATTGTATTATTCAATGAACATTATTCAGGACACTTATTGAAGACATTTAAATAAGTAATGACAAGAgtctttataatattattgatacaAATTCAAGcctttaaaaagaaaatgttcAAGCACTTGTCTGAATTCTTCTTGAAAATTCAAACTCTAATTTTGGTTTTGACCTATACAAATACAATAATCTCAATACAACATCAGAGATGCAAGCAAAGCTTAAGTGAGATAGCAATCTTTGGAGAGATAACTAACCAAAAGATAGAACAATTGCAATTCTATAGATCATAAAGGAATTCACATATTGAAAGTGAAGTTTCGTAAGGATTGACAAGAAAAGAAGCACATCATCGATTCTTCAGCTCATGGGTTTCGTAAGGATGCCAACCTTTTCTCTAGATCATCAATGCCAGAACTGCTATGACAaacaacataaattatttttctaaaagaaagaaaaacaacagAGATTAGAACACAAAGTCAAGAGAATCAATAATGTTAGGCAAGACGTTCTCCAGTTATCCAGCATGAGCCATTTGCTCTCTTGGGCAAGACTCTTTTTACTCGAGCTACCTTAGTGGATTAATAATGTTCAAAGTTTTACAACACCCATATGAAATTTGTTTAGTCAAGctacagaagaagaagacaaggaAAGCTGTTTTGGAGACGCTTTATTTTTGTTCTATTGTTTATGATGATCTGGATCCAGATActtttgaaaacaaaacttagtcagagacataaaaaaaaaattgttgtttcTCTTCTGGATATATAACCAAAACATGTGTTTCAAATGGGACCATTATTATTCCTTGATGCGAGTTTCTAATTCTCGACAAATGAAAGTACAATTGCTTGATTCTATATTAAAGGGTCCAATAGTGGTGGTTGTTTAGATGTGAGGAGAAAATTAGTTGAGACATAAAGTAAGAACAAACAATGcctatttaatttgtatttattttgagtAATATTTTTAACAGGATTCCAAAAATTCATACTTTTCACCCAGCAATAATCTTAAGAGTACCAAAAAAATGCTCTATTTAACCACCATACCATACCTGCTGATTTCCTCAGTCTTCTTACCAGCGATTTTCCCCTTTGGTGCAGAAGATAACTGTAGAACAAAGTAATAATGGTTAGAGACATGAAGTATGTCAATGAAGGAGATTCCCAATAAATTAATCGTATCAAACCTGTGAGGCAACATCAATGCCAATTTCATCCAGGACCTGCACCACCACAATACAAGACTTAAACATTAATACTGACTACAACCCTTTTCTCCACTGTATGCAACAAAACACGAGTGGAAAATGAACCTGGTTAGTTAGCTCATCAGTTTCTTCCTCAGCCTCATCGCTATCCAGAACATCATCTATGCTATCGGACATCATTTCTGACTGGATTATCAATCAATCAGTCAAAAACAGTTAAATTCAATTAACCAATCAACTCACATATGCAAATTTGCAATACAGACTGTTTTACTATTATCTTACAGTCATGTCCATTTGTGCCGACTGCTTCTGGAATTCCTTCATAACCTGAATCTGCTTAGCTGGTGCCATTTGCTGTAAAGGAATAGACAGTTAAAAATAGTATATACATAAGACTAATAGACTGTAATGTAACCTTATTCATTGCAGACATCGCATCAGTGGCTCCCTTCATCCCTGCAGCAACTGATGATTGAGCAGACATTGCCTGCACAAGAGGAAGGCATCATTCCAAAAGTGTGCCATGGAAATTTACATAAGCCTGTAAAATCTCATCTATAAGACTACTATACCTGTGTATGAGTAGCTATGCCTCTCATTTGTGCTCGACTAGTTTGCAATTTGGAAATTTGTTGTCTAAGTTGGATTAACTGACGTGCTAACATCTTAGTTGCAGCCTGCATTCGAAAGACATGATAACCTGAATATAGATACTTAGTGTTTCCAGGGCAgcatttgattatttatttcacCTCATTTCCTGTTTTTGCAGTTCTTTTTATCTCCACAACAAGTTTCTTTTCCTGTCATAACTAAACCAAATCAGATCAAGCACCCAAAGATGAACAGATCCAACATCAGAATTCCTTTGACTTACTTCGGATTGTAAAGTTGTAATTTCTCTCTCAATACCTGAAAGTAAGTGAAATACAATGCTTTTATGATATTGAACAACCTATTGATTAAAGAACATTAAGACACATAGGAAAGAATGTTTAAATCTACCTCTGGTGGCATTTGTCATGTCTCGTCTACTCTGTCTGAGGGCCTCTGTGATCAAAATAAAAGAACAAATTAATCTTATTGACCTTCTATCCTACCAGTTGAGCGAAAAATTGAATTCCAAACAGCTTTGTTTCATGAAGTGGATGTCAAATTAAGACCACAAAACGAAAAAGAGAGGAACTTGTGAAAGAAAAAACATAGCCCAAGATTTCCGAACCTTTGGCGGTGGGTTTTTTGGAGAAGATATTCATGTTTGAGTCTGATCGCAGACTTTCCTCAGCAATAAGAATAGGGATTCAATATGATCTAGATGAAAGAAAGGTGATTCAAAGAGAAAGAACTAACGAAGATTCCGAATTTTAGAAAGGGGAAAAAGGAAAGAGACGATGCATATATTTCTGGAATCGGCGTTTGGCTGGCTCCGTGGCTTCAACCGCTATCCAAAGAAAATGGTCAAAAGCAAAGAAGTCGACCTCTGCCATGTTAGCGCGCGAGCGAGCGAGAAGGGGAAGCTGAAAACGACtaaataatttactattttttatctcttcaaaatcattttctctttttattaatatacatattattctataccaaattaatatatatcaaattatattagaaaaagGTTAACAgataaacacaaataaaaattgtaaaaaatatccCTCCCCAAACtcgattttcattttactatTCTATTTCGAACTCGAcgaatatctttatttatatcatCTTCTTTTATTCGTTGGATATCTAATACctaattaaatacatataaattaaaaaataatacatataattttatataataaataatttaaaactagtAATATTGAAAGtttaagaaagaaatgaaaacatTAGTTAACTATTTGTTGTGGGTGTTCCTTGTCATTGCGGGCGAGTTTTAAATTTTGGGTAAACAGGTCAGGgtttctgttatgaaaacgagttagagtataaatacatttttttggtatttttctcataacacatCAAGGTTTAGAGAGGTCGAGAGAAAGTGAACATATATATGGTTTAATGATTTCCTTCTTGTTTCTTTGGCTATTTAGAGAAAAAGATTGGGGAGTTTATTagtcataaattaattattttttctcttattaatcataaattttcaatttttttaaatagaaaaaatattttttattagaaaaaagttaaaaaaaaaattatagagtaaatgttgaaaaaaaaagagagtaaaGGTTGAAGATTAAtatttgtgaaaaaatattttattatttataaaaaattgaagatttatgactaataagagaaaaaataattaatgttattaataaaagaaagtttgtgaaaatatatgaaaatttacATTAAACCTTAACAAAATACATGGAGGCACCTAAATTGGGAAACTTGTAATAAATGGTACATCAAAGTTTGAAAGAACTCACGAAATTTCTAATTTCTAATTTCTAAGtgcaataaatttatttagtttgtaACTGGTTAGTATGCACTTATTTCCTTGTTCGTTTGAtgcttgttttcttttaaaaatcaaaatagggCTTATCTCTAGTTTGATTATGatctttaatgttattttttttctttctttttttaagattttttttaataaaatgatattaagttgtttttaaaaataataataattaattttaatataattgagtTTCACACGCTCTTCGAACCCAATTGTGTACCTTCTCTTCtcccgatttaaaatacttgAACCCAATCATACCCACATATATCGAATATACAAGTAACTTCTCGCAAGGTCGGTttccttatttatatatttcatgaATTTTTTGTTCTGATGTGATATTTAGAGTTTTAGACATGCACCAttttaaaaaagagaagaaaggtGCTATTTGACCCTTTTCATTTGGGTTATGATTGATCTCTTCCTACACAAATTTCAAGAGGCTTAATGTGACATTTTCCACATGTAACTATATTTTCTGACTTAAATACATCCAGAAATTTAGGGCAGATGTATGGTTTTTAGTTGACCAAAGGGGCATTCCCATATTCTGTTAATATTCTTCACCATAGTTTTGGTATATTGACATATCTACCCCCAACAACATGCATGCATCCCCAAAACCAAAAACTATCTCCAATATTTTCACATACAATTTTTCTTACCTtga is drawn from Impatiens glandulifera chromosome 3, dImpGla2.1, whole genome shotgun sequence and contains these coding sequences:
- the LOC124931405 gene encoding serine/threonine-protein kinase 38-like, whose translation is MDSARSWLQKLQPRDKMKATRKKETGREDIREMTEEEASNVTKQKVAAAKQYIENHYKEQMKNLQERKERRNLLEKKLADADVSEEDQNNLLKFLEKKETEYMRLQRHKMGVDDFELLTMIGKGAFGEVRICREKTTEHVYAMKKLKKSEMLRRGQVEHVKAERDLLAEVDSNCIVKLYCSFQDEEHLYLIMEYLPGGDMMTLLMRKDTLTEDEARFYVAETVLAIESIHKHNYIHRDIKPDNLLLDKYGHLRLSDFGLCKPLDCSTLQEKDFSLGDHLNGTAQNDARPSAPKRTQQEQLQHWQKNRRMLAYSTVGTPDYIAPEVLLKKGYAMECDWWSLGAIMYEMLVGYPPFYSDDPMSTCRKIVNWRTHLKFPEEAKLSPEAKDLIAKLLCSVHNRLGSKGAYEIKAHPWFSSIDWDKIYHMDAAFIPEVNDELDTQNFEKFEEIDNKSHTPSKGGPWRKMLSSKDVNFVGYTYKNFEIVNDYQVPGMAELKKKNTKAKRPTIKSLFEEDCDTSEAAGSERE
- the LOC124931407 gene encoding vacuolar protein sorting-associated protein 2 homolog 3-like, with product MNIFSKKPTAKEALRQSRRDMTNATRGIEREITTLQSEEKKLVVEIKRTAKTGNEAATKMLARQLIQLRQQISKLQTSRAQMRGIATHTQAMSAQSSVAAGMKGATDAMSAMNKQMAPAKQIQVMKEFQKQSAQMDMTSEMMSDSIDDVLDSDEAEEETDELTNQVLDEIGIDVASQLSSAPKGKIAGKKTEEISSSGIDDLEKRLASLRNP